A portion of the Cryptomeria japonica chromosome 5, Sugi_1.0, whole genome shotgun sequence genome contains these proteins:
- the LOC131067631 gene encoding lipase-like PAD4 — MATSDDLPDAQFDGSFSLGKYLESSGVPTMAWEACTRAQKSENPFITCEIEDVPFFAFNGSEIVHQFLNVGTEEGIVNTDTDLFKCLRDNNGEPALIHQGLLNGFLNVLNNSDLKKELEIYGRKAEGIILTGHGLGGAVAALATLWMLVNSNDNKNRRRKNKKLPFCVTFGCPLLGDQRLAQAVSREKWCGQFCHIVSKHDFLPRVLFAPHQSINLPLRALLPYLYSSRLAHHNHNHNHFPLSYEQYCNFLRDVLHHTRIAAKFCTDKSQPVESRQSPYWPLGYYFFTSEKGGACYGSSVAVLQMMYFTLQDVELCPSSEFFMEHLKYGKALQHNFRNLYSVGDLGRGFTDAERPYDLGIAIALEAAGLEIQPGDEKHKLMMDTGRIGFSPSLNSAKVFIQSAKIQGARVEIEWYKTSCEGEGLGYYDSFKNPNRAKDFRANIDRLKISRFWDDFIQMVEMNKLPDDFHLQPKWVYAAVYYRQLVEPLDIAYYYRSGKHLKLGHYLQHGRHQRYKTLEKWQNESNLCGEKVNRTKLAVLTQDSCFWARVEEAKDWVECLKQEKNRSVIVEKIKMVQGFVNHVDKLIKDRDISLDILLERGSFMKWWREYRNIWSNIFSPPLHSHQMQMEAMESEMRRLCTVSNP; from the exons ATGGCGACTTCCGACGATTTGCCCGATGCGCA ATTTGATGGCAGCTTTTCACTTGGGAAATATTTGGAATCCAGTGGAGTACCCACCATGGCATGGGAGGCTTGTACCAGAGCTCAGAAATCTGAAAACCCTTTCATTACCTGTGAGATAGAAGATGTGCCATTCTTCGCTTTCAATGGGTCTGAAATTGTCCATCAGTTTTTAAATGTGGGCACTGAAGAAGGAATTGTGAACACAGACACCGATCTGTTTAAGTGTTTGAGGGATAACAATGGAGAACCGGCTCTGATTCATCAGGGCCTTCTTAATGGTTTTCTCAATGTTTTGAACAATTCTGACCTTAAGAAGGAG TTGGAAATCTATGGAAGGAAAGCAGAGGGAATAATTTTGACAGGCCATGGCTTAGGAGGGGCAGTGGCAGCCCTTGCAACGCTGTGGATGCTGGTGAATAGCAATGACAACAAGAATAGGCGTAGGAAAAATAAAAAGCTTCCTTTCTGTGTGACCTTTGGTTGTCCTTTATTGGGAGACCAAAGGCTTGCTCAAGCAGTTAGTAGGGAAAAATGGTGTGGCCAATTCTGCCACATAGTTTCTAAGCATGATTTTCTTCCGAGGGTTCTGTTTGCCCCCCACCAGTCTATCAATTTACCTTTGAGAGCCTTGCTCCCTTATCTGTATTCATCTAGGCTAGCTCatcataaccataatcataatcatTTTCCCCTTTCATATGAGCAGTACTGCAATTTTCTAAGGGATGTTTTACACCATACCCGAATTGCAGCAAAGTTCTGCACAGATAAGAGCCAACCTGTTGAAAGCAGGCAAAGCCCGTATTGGCCACTGGGCTACTACTTTTTCACTTCAGAAAAGGGTGGTGCTTGCTATGGAAGCAGCGTGGCAGTGCTGCAGATGATGTATTTCACATTGCAAGATGTGGAGCTCTGTCCCTCCAGTGAGTTTTTCATGGAGCATCTTAAGTATGGGAAAGCTTTGCAGCACAATTTCAGAAACCTGTACAGTGTAGGAGACCTTGGCCGAGGATTTACTGATGCAGAAAGGCCTTATGATCTTGGAATTGCAATAGCCTTGGAAGCTGCTGGACTTGAGATTCAG CCTGGTGATGAGAAGCATAAGCTGATGATGGACACAGGAAGGATTGGATTCAGTCCAAGCCTGAACAGCGCTAAAGTGTTCATACAATCTGCAAAAATACAAGGCGCCAGGGTTGAAATTGAGTGGTACAAGACCAGCTGTGAAGGTGAGGGGCTTGGCTACTATGACTCTTTCAAAAACCCTAACAGGGCTAAAGATTTCAGGGCAAACATAGACAGGCTCAAGATCTCACGCTTCTGGGATGATTTCATTCAAATGGTCGAAATGAACAAATTGCCTGATGATTTCCACCTGCAGCCCAAGTGGGTTTATGCTGCTGTTTACTATAGACAGCTTGTGGAGCCCCTAGACATTGCTTATTATTACCGATCAGGTAAACACCTGAAGCTAGGCCATTACCTACAACACGGAAGACATCAACGCTACAAAACTCTTGAAAAGTGGCAAAATGAGAGCAATTTGTGTGGGGAGAAAGTCAATCGTACAAAACTGGCAGTGTTAACACAAGATTCCTGCTTTTGGGCTCGCGTAGAAGAGGCCAAGGATTGGGTGGAATGCCTAAAACAGGAGAAAAATCGGTCTGTCATTGTAGAAAAGATAAAAATGGTTCAAGGCTTTGTGAATCATGTTGATAAACTTATCAAGGATCGTGATATTTCACTCGACATTTTGCTGGAGAGAGGTAGCTTCATGAAATGGTGGAGAGAGTACAGAAACATTTGGTCCAATATCTTTTCACCTCCTTTGCATTCACATCAAATGCAAATGGAAGCCATGGAAAGTGAAATGAGGAGATTGTGTACAGTTTCAAACCCATAA